The genomic stretch TAAATCTTGGTGATTCCTCCTTCATGATAGTTTCcacatctgtcctttcctctccactcaaacaggTAACAACCTTGTTCAAGCTCTGGCTATAGCATGATTAGTGTACTCCATTAGCCCCCTTGCTGGtttttctgcctccagcctctttctgctgctgcatggatcacttTCTGGCAGGGTGGTTCATCACacatctctccagtcctcccaaactaccaatggttacccatcttcctctgcaacaaacagaaatgtcttaccctaggcttcaaggctctccagtgaCAGAGTTATTTCACCCACAATGTCCCAGAAtgcactcttccctcctttcaagcTTATCTTCTAGCCATCCCTCACTCCAGACTCTCCCACTTTCAAACTCTTGCTCACGCTGTTtctaccttgtgggcaggattcatgtctatcagctcgattgtattacactcttcccaatattgtaagtgctcaataaataccattgattgattgataattgctgGCATCCCTTTCCACAGCAGAAAAAGAACAACTTCCTAATATCCCTAGTGATGTCTacaacattaaaaaaacccttctgTTTCCATGTGTTCTTTCCTAAAGTGACCAACTTGCAATTTCCGAAGTTGAAATGGACAATTGTACCTTGGTGACAGAATTCTTTCTCCTGGGGTTCTCCGACAGCCGGGAGCTGCAACTGGTGTATGCCACGAtgttcctcctggtttacctggtgtccctgatggggaatctcctcatcatcgccgttaTCACGTACGACCGGcatctccacacccctatgtacttgttcctcaagaacctttccTTCAtagatctctgctacatctctgtcactgtccctAAATCCATCCTCAATGGATTGACTGGCAGTGTGTCCATCTCTCTCCTGGGGTGTGTTCTGCAGGTGTATTGGGTTACTTTCCTTGCATGTGCTGAGCTGCTCTTACTCACAGCCATGTCCTACGATCGCTATATTGCCATCTGCTGTCCTTTGCACTATGACAGCATCATAAACCGAGGGGCAAGTGTGAAGATGGTGGCCGTGTCCTGGCTTGGTGGAAGCTTCAATGGCTTCGTTCACACAACagcaacttgtactctccccttCTGTGGGTTCAATgtgatccaccagttcttctgtgaaatCCCCCAACTCCTAAAACTCTCCAGCTCTAGAAGGAATGTGCCCGAATTGGCAGTCACGATGGTCTCTGCAGTTTTTGTTCTTCTTAGTTTTATAGCCGTCATCATCTCTTACGTTCACATCTTCTCTGCCGTGATGAAGATCTCATCTGCAGAGGGTcagtccaaagccttctctacctgcctgccccatctcgtcgttTTCACCACTTTTCTGATCACTTGTGTCTTTGAGTATTTAAAGCCAACATCAGATTCTCCCTCCATCCTGGATGTGCTGCTGTCTGTGTTTTAtattgtggtgccccccaccctgaaccccctaatttacagtctgaggaacatggACATGAAGGCTGCAATTGGGAAATCTATGGGTTCCTTCAGAATCTGGTAGGCTTTTCAGATTTCAAATTAGTCCGCATTTCACGGGAttggtcagttggtcagtcagtcctaAAGCAGCTCCTCGTGACCATAAGGAAAAGAAGTTCCAAGAAGCCTCTGATGTAACTGGACCACTAAGCTGAGCAGTGGACTGTCAAGCCTGAAAGATCCTGGTGTATTCCAATTATTGAAGTGATAATCTAGGGACACGTCCCCTGGAATCTTGCATTGAGAATGACATTTAAGCCTCTATCCTGACCAGCAATAGGTGCAAATTAATTAGTCCTAGGTGATGAAGGTTTATGCATGCCACTGATACTTGCTTCAGCCCTGGAAGTCATATTCCTGCTGGGACATGGAGTAGAATAATTGAGAAGCTTGGGTGCAGCCCATTGCAGAGGGCACACAAAGGCTCGTGATGGGCAGGACCCACTG from Tachyglossus aculeatus isolate mTacAcu1 unplaced genomic scaffold, mTacAcu1.pri scaffold_82_arrow_ctg1, whole genome shotgun sequence encodes the following:
- the LOC119924113 gene encoding putative olfactory receptor 14L1; this translates as MGNLLIIAVITYDRHLHTPMYLFLKNLSFIDLCYISVTVPKSILNGLTGSVSISLLGCVLQVYWVTFLACAELLLLTAMSYDRYIAICCPLHYDSIINRGASVKMVAVSWLGGSFNGFVHTTATCTLPFCGFNVIHQFFCEIPQLLKLSSSRRNVPELAVTMVSAVFVLLSFIAVIISYVHIFSAVMKISSAEGQSKAFSTCLPHLVVFTTFLITCVFEYLKPTSDSPSILDVLLSVFYIVNLVGFSDFKLVRISRDWSVGQSVLKQLLVTIRKRSSKKPLM